A stretch of Paenibacillus mucilaginosus 3016 DNA encodes these proteins:
- a CDS encoding AbrB/MazE/SpoVT family DNA-binding domain-containing protein — protein MRMATGIVRKVDELGRIVIPIELRRTLQIGLGDSLEVFTSEGEVILRKYSPGCTICGGLGKPMKEYAPFKRICTSCSKAIADDAFYRTDEKIITSAV, from the coding sequence ATGAGAATGGCAACCGGCATTGTAAGAAAGGTCGACGAGCTTGGAAGAATCGTGATCCCGATCGAGCTGCGAAGGACCCTTCAAATTGGTCTCGGCGATTCACTTGAAGTATTCACCAGCGAAGGCGAAGTTATCCTGCGGAAGTACTCGCCAGGGTGCACGATCTGCGGCGGTTTGGGCAAGCCCATGAAGGAATACGCACCATTCAAACGGATATGCACCAGCTGCTCCAAGGCAATAGCTGATGATGCTTTCTATAGAACGGATGAGAAAATCATCACGTCCGCAGTTTGA
- a CDS encoding replicative DNA helicase: MLQTEALEMVILGTVFEDPSLAREVLNTVTIDMFRQPWNRNLYRMMSWLDKNGHPVNYTNISTYFAKDVAKIGGVDYLLKVIGSVVSVSEIRQNMKLLAELDARRKLSQLIDQTRTLIDDPAAGRFDEILDTFEQKALEIRPKVSQENKSGDRIRTWFENLLLRKQNPKIAFGILTGWEKLDQMTLGFQRSNLIVVGARTSMGKSAFANEIKVRASSRGNRVADFSLEMTIEQIYNRMASSMCGIPLQAIRIGNLTDFQIGQIADKLDEFAKIPIDDSRGVTTEYITSEMRRMKRQEGLDLVVVDYLQEINETAEQNDNGGSALHRVCQKLRAAAKDCDCAVIGLSQVKQDVDSRANKRPMVSDLSGSAAIAAVADDIILLYRDEYYNPETSDKGILEVNVAKQRNGPTGTVKLNYDKDTQKITG, from the coding sequence ATGCTGCAAACTGAAGCTCTTGAGATGGTTATCCTTGGGACGGTTTTTGAAGATCCCAGCCTCGCCCGTGAAGTGCTTAACACCGTAACGATTGATATGTTCCGGCAGCCCTGGAACCGAAATTTATACCGGATGATGTCGTGGCTGGACAAGAACGGGCACCCGGTGAATTACACGAACATCTCCACCTACTTCGCAAAGGACGTCGCCAAGATCGGTGGCGTCGATTACCTCCTCAAGGTCATCGGATCGGTGGTGTCGGTCAGCGAGATCAGGCAGAACATGAAGCTGCTGGCCGAGTTGGACGCCCGCCGCAAGCTTTCGCAGCTTATCGATCAGACCAGGACACTCATAGATGATCCGGCTGCCGGCAGGTTCGACGAGATCCTGGACACTTTCGAGCAGAAGGCATTGGAGATTCGGCCGAAAGTAAGCCAAGAGAACAAATCGGGGGACCGGATCCGGACGTGGTTCGAGAACCTCCTTCTCCGCAAACAAAATCCCAAGATCGCCTTCGGTATCCTGACCGGATGGGAGAAGCTCGATCAGATGACCCTTGGATTCCAACGTAGCAACCTGATTGTGGTCGGGGCCCGGACGAGTATGGGGAAATCGGCCTTCGCTAACGAGATAAAGGTGCGTGCCTCCTCACGAGGGAACAGAGTGGCCGACTTCAGTCTCGAAATGACGATCGAGCAAATTTATAACCGGATGGCCTCGTCGATGTGCGGGATCCCGCTTCAGGCCATCCGGATCGGGAATCTGACGGACTTCCAGATCGGCCAGATCGCGGACAAGCTGGACGAGTTCGCTAAGATCCCCATTGATGACTCCCGCGGCGTAACGACGGAATACATCACCTCGGAAATGCGGCGGATGAAGCGTCAAGAGGGACTCGACCTGGTGGTCGTTGATTACCTTCAGGAGATCAACGAGACGGCCGAGCAGAACGACAATGGCGGCTCAGCACTCCACCGTGTATGCCAGAAGCTCCGTGCGGCAGCCAAAGACTGCGATTGTGCGGTGATTGGACTATCCCAGGTGAAGCAGGACGTGGACAGCCGGGCGAACAAGCGGCCAATGGTCTCAGACCTGTCAGGGAGTGCGGCGATCGCAGCTGTAGCGGACGACATCATCCTGCTGTACAGGGATGAGTACTACAACCCCGAGACTTCCGACAAGGGGATCCTAGAGGTCAATGTGGCGAAGCAGCGGAACGGACCAACGGGCACCGTGAAGCTCAATTACGACAAGGACACTCAGAAAATCACAGGGTGA
- the recT gene encoding recombination protein RecT codes for MAAPAKATDQKDLSKALANKAAAGNGQGKTIAQLFDEMKPAIAQAIPKHLTPERLLRIATTSIRTNPKLKVCTPESLLGAVMQCAQLGLEPSILGHAYLVPYRNKKKEGNKEYFVDEAQFQIGYKGLIELARRTGHISSIMSQAVHEKDLFEYEYGINEKLRHVPADGDRGPVTKYYAYAKFKDGGYSFMVMSKRDIELHRDKFSKAKFGPWVDHFDEMAKKTVLKALMKYMPISVEFQKAVSMDETTKREVSDDMSEVIDVTDWSESSAEDAGGGDEQRDPDTGLLNDRPPDDQVEFE; via the coding sequence ATGGCAGCACCCGCTAAAGCAACAGATCAGAAAGACCTCAGCAAGGCATTGGCCAACAAGGCCGCGGCAGGAAATGGCCAGGGAAAGACGATAGCCCAGCTCTTTGATGAGATGAAGCCGGCTATCGCCCAGGCCATTCCGAAGCACCTCACGCCGGAGAGGTTGTTGCGCATCGCAACAACCTCCATCCGGACCAACCCCAAATTGAAAGTATGCACCCCAGAGTCCCTTCTCGGCGCCGTTATGCAATGCGCCCAGCTGGGTCTGGAGCCCTCCATTTTAGGCCATGCCTACCTGGTACCCTATCGCAACAAGAAGAAGGAAGGGAACAAGGAATACTTCGTCGACGAGGCTCAGTTTCAGATCGGTTACAAAGGACTGATCGAGCTGGCCCGCAGGACTGGACATATTTCCAGCATCATGTCCCAAGCAGTTCACGAGAAGGACCTGTTCGAATACGAATACGGCATCAATGAAAAGCTCCGGCATGTGCCGGCGGACGGTGACCGCGGACCCGTTACTAAGTACTATGCTTACGCGAAATTCAAGGATGGCGGCTACTCTTTCATGGTCATGAGTAAACGGGACATTGAGCTTCACCGTGACAAGTTCTCGAAAGCAAAGTTTGGACCTTGGGTGGACCACTTCGATGAGATGGCGAAAAAAACGGTGCTCAAGGCCCTGATGAAATATATGCCGATATCCGTAGAGTTTCAGAAGGCCGTATCCATGGACGAGACAACCAAACGGGAAGTCTCCGATGACATGTCTGAGGTCATTGACGTAACCGACTGGAGCGAGTCGTCGGCTGAGGATGCAGGGGGAGGTGATGAGCAGCGGGACCCTGATACAGGCCTCCTGAATGACCGCCCGCCGGATGACCAGGTCGAGTTTGAATAA
- a CDS encoding PBSX family phage terminase large subunit → MIQVKLSEIVTPHFQSFWKAANSRKYLRHVLKGGRGSAKSTHIALKFIVDMMRYPVTGLCIRRVGRTLEESVFEQLKEAIEILGVSAYWKIMKSPLQLIYLPRGNKIIFRGADDPGKIKSIKVSKFPIAFLWIEELAEFTAEDDISTIEKSVLRAELPDGLFYAFYYSYNPPKRKQSWVNKVYESKVDLPKNTYVHHSTYLDNPYISKAFVEEAEEVKRKRPLKYDWEYLGKAIGSGVVPFDNLVFRTITEEELGRFENIRQGIDWGYGTDPFAFVRWHYDKTRRRIFALDEICGVKMSNREAAERMKFKGYERYMTIADSAEPKSVDQMRDEHSIRIIGAEKGPGSVEFGEKWLDDLDEIIIDPKRTPNLAKEFEDIDYQTDTDGNPKPKLEDVNNHTIDATRYAFEEDMKQGTSSLDNLRRWARR, encoded by the coding sequence ATGATCCAGGTTAAGCTTTCAGAGATCGTCACGCCGCACTTTCAGTCCTTCTGGAAAGCAGCCAACTCCCGTAAATACCTTCGCCATGTACTGAAGGGCGGCCGGGGGTCAGCCAAGTCGACTCACATAGCACTTAAGTTCATTGTTGATATGATGCGTTACCCAGTAACGGGTCTTTGTATTCGCCGGGTCGGCAGGACGCTCGAGGAGTCAGTATTCGAGCAGCTAAAGGAAGCGATCGAGATACTCGGCGTGAGTGCATATTGGAAGATCATGAAGAGCCCGCTTCAGCTCATCTACTTGCCCCGCGGGAACAAGATCATCTTTCGTGGGGCGGACGATCCGGGGAAGATCAAATCGATTAAGGTCAGCAAGTTCCCAATCGCCTTCCTCTGGATCGAGGAACTGGCCGAGTTTACAGCTGAAGATGATATTTCGACCATCGAGAAGTCCGTGCTGCGCGCGGAGCTGCCCGACGGTCTTTTTTATGCCTTCTACTACTCTTACAATCCGCCCAAGCGCAAGCAAAGCTGGGTGAACAAGGTATACGAGTCAAAGGTCGATCTTCCAAAGAACACATACGTTCATCATTCCACTTATCTGGATAACCCGTACATCTCCAAGGCATTCGTCGAGGAGGCGGAAGAGGTCAAGCGTAAGCGGCCTCTCAAGTACGATTGGGAGTACCTAGGTAAAGCGATCGGCAGTGGCGTCGTTCCCTTCGATAACCTGGTCTTCCGTACGATCACGGAGGAGGAGCTCGGTCGGTTCGAGAACATCCGGCAAGGTATCGACTGGGGGTACGGTACCGATCCCTTCGCTTTTGTTCGTTGGCACTACGATAAAACACGTCGGCGGATATTCGCATTGGATGAAATATGCGGCGTGAAGATGTCCAACCGGGAAGCAGCTGAACGGATGAAGTTCAAGGGTTACGAGAGATATATGACGATTGCTGATAGTGCTGAACCCAAATCAGTTGATCAGATGCGGGATGAGCACTCTATCAGAATTATCGGCGCCGAGAAAGGTCCTGGATCCGTTGAGTTCGGAGAGAAATGGCTCGATGACCTTGATGAGATCATAATCGACCCGAAACGTACTCCCAACCTGGCGAAAGAGTTCGAGGACATCGATTATCAAACGGATACTGATGGTAATCCAAAGCCAAAGCTCGAGGACGTCAACAATCACACGATCGACGCGACCCGCTACGCATTTGAAGAAGATATGAAACAGGGCACTAGTTCCCTTGATAACTTGCGCAGATGGGCAAGGAGGTGA
- a CDS encoding PolC-type DNA polymerase III: protein MSILNDVTVFDFETSGLDSKNCRVIEMAAIRCINGEIVSQFDTIVRQDFPGGLDPKIIDLTGITPYMLSTGMNELLAFKILKNLIGESLLVAHNAAFDLAFLHHSLMRLAGKTYGNSFIDTCTISRDRHVYPHKLTDMCDRYDIALSGAHRALNDVLATWDLLKALDAEGSVSGYVNRLGYLDKYGPPSWAPEHATLVPMKNRYAG, encoded by the coding sequence ATGAGCATTCTGAACGATGTTACTGTTTTTGACTTCGAGACATCCGGACTGGATTCGAAGAACTGCAGAGTAATCGAAATGGCCGCGATCCGCTGCATCAATGGCGAGATCGTTTCGCAGTTCGACACCATCGTCCGCCAGGACTTCCCTGGCGGGCTCGACCCCAAGATCATAGACCTGACGGGGATCACCCCTTATATGCTTTCCACTGGCATGAACGAGCTGCTCGCCTTTAAGATCCTGAAAAACTTGATCGGCGAGAGCTTGTTGGTCGCCCATAACGCAGCCTTTGACCTGGCGTTCCTCCACCACTCGTTAATGAGACTTGCCGGCAAGACGTACGGTAACTCCTTCATCGACACCTGCACAATTAGCCGTGACAGGCACGTCTATCCTCACAAACTTACCGACATGTGCGATCGTTACGATATCGCCCTCTCAGGCGCTCATAGGGCGCTCAACGACGTGCTGGCCACCTGGGACCTTCTGAAGGCCCTGGACGCCGAGGGGAGTGTTTCTGGATACGTTAATCGTCTTGGGTACCTGGACAAGTATGGACCGCCTTCCTGGGCTCCTGAGCATGCTACGTTGGTCCCTATGAAGAACCGCTACGCCGGATAA
- a CDS encoding DUF6906 family protein: MKQGTRPTRRQKIVIAKVKLNPENWLVERETPEELVIMHRNTSTVKRIWKGA, translated from the coding sequence ATGAAACAAGGTACGCGGCCGACACGCCGGCAGAAGATCGTGATCGCTAAAGTGAAGCTCAACCCGGAGAACTGGCTGGTGGAGCGGGAAACCCCAGAGGAGCTGGTCATCATGCACCGGAATACCTCAACGGTTAAGCGGATCTGGAAGGGAGCATAA
- a CDS encoding YqaJ viral recombinase family protein: MQALKLARVKDMPKEDWLEFRRKGIGGSDVAAICELSKYRSPMAVYLDKIGELPPLEDNDKMKAGRMLEPLIAKWFTEETGIRVMQQHSIFQHREHDFMLANIDRWVIGKNEGLEIKNTSEYNRDEWTGEKVPVEYMLQCNHYMAVTGAVRWYVAVLIGGWDFQWRVIERDEELIGNLIEIEYNFWNNHVLAKQPPAYGHQDTGLLKDRFPESRPGSNIELGEENYDLMRMVLDSKKALKHAEETHETAKNRMKAVMADHEMAWFQGEPVFSWKSNKKGVRSFKIVGGDE, encoded by the coding sequence ATGCAAGCTCTCAAGCTGGCCCGCGTTAAGGACATGCCCAAGGAAGATTGGCTCGAGTTTCGCCGGAAAGGCATCGGCGGCAGTGACGTAGCAGCGATCTGCGAACTATCCAAGTACAGATCGCCAATGGCCGTCTACCTCGATAAGATCGGTGAGCTGCCGCCTCTCGAAGATAACGACAAGATGAAAGCCGGCCGGATGCTCGAGCCGTTGATCGCAAAGTGGTTTACCGAGGAGACGGGGATCCGGGTCATGCAGCAGCACTCGATCTTCCAGCACCGGGAGCACGACTTCATGCTGGCGAACATTGATCGCTGGGTCATCGGTAAGAACGAGGGCCTCGAGATTAAGAACACCTCCGAATACAACCGTGATGAGTGGACGGGCGAGAAAGTGCCGGTGGAGTACATGCTGCAGTGCAATCACTACATGGCCGTCACCGGTGCGGTTCGCTGGTACGTCGCTGTACTGATCGGTGGCTGGGACTTCCAATGGCGGGTAATCGAACGGGATGAGGAACTGATCGGGAACCTGATCGAGATCGAGTATAACTTCTGGAACAATCACGTGCTGGCCAAGCAGCCTCCCGCTTACGGACATCAGGATACCGGGCTCCTCAAGGATCGGTTTCCTGAGTCACGGCCCGGTTCGAATATCGAGCTGGGTGAAGAGAATTACGATCTTATGCGGATGGTCTTGGACAGCAAGAAAGCCCTCAAGCACGCCGAGGAGACGCACGAGACGGCCAAGAACCGGATGAAGGCCGTCATGGCGGATCACGAAATGGCCTGGTTCCAAGGCGAGCCGGTATTCTCCTGGAAGTCCAATAAAAAGGGCGTCCGAAGCTTCAAAATTGTCGGAGGTGACGAATAG
- a CDS encoding replication protein, with the protein MANPQPENGTVRIANELWDEVIRRDFSKRQKDIIFFIWRLSYGCKGQKTAYIPKLVYFELCGIPTGNFHRELDRLEALGVLIRDREKKTFEINKNYDEWKVPLGGGWNEFKFDELLALNLDESRQINAKNRVKTTRKNALKQRDFEGSENEIALKQRDASRQNNANLEGNRVKITHSTPDEPNQDAGSQPPIDIIKDINTDSSSTKILMLNQGTAPAASRSKDFSFSKIYTIYEKHFTENGNVSEFEVQDLTDQFETYGGEWLLEAMREAVRHKIRTLAYINGVLNGYKARGGPHKDKNLQIVGGPADYQLADDDPIAQKLREVYQL; encoded by the coding sequence ATGGCGAATCCACAGCCAGAGAATGGTACAGTACGGATCGCGAATGAGTTATGGGATGAAGTCATCCGTCGCGACTTCTCCAAGCGGCAAAAGGACATCATCTTCTTTATTTGGCGACTATCATATGGATGCAAAGGTCAGAAAACAGCCTATATACCCAAATTGGTTTACTTCGAACTTTGCGGAATTCCTACAGGAAATTTTCATAGAGAATTGGATCGGCTGGAAGCATTAGGGGTGCTCATCCGCGACCGAGAGAAGAAAACATTCGAGATTAATAAGAATTACGACGAGTGGAAAGTGCCTCTCGGAGGTGGCTGGAATGAGTTCAAATTTGATGAGTTACTCGCTCTCAATCTCGATGAATCGCGTCAAATTAACGCGAAAAATCGCGTTAAAACAACGCGAAAAAATGCGTTAAAACAACGCGATTTTGAAGGTAGCGAAAACGAAATCGCGTTAAAACAACGCGACGCATCGCGTCAAAATAACGCGAATTTAGAAGGAAATCGCGTTAAAATAACGCACTCGACCCCCGATGAGCCCAATCAGGACGCGGGCTCCCAGCCTCCTATAGACATTATTAAAGACATTAACACAGACAGTAGTAGTACTAAGATACTTATGTTGAATCAAGGTACAGCGCCAGCAGCCAGCCGTAGCAAGGACTTTTCATTCTCAAAAATTTACACGATCTATGAGAAACACTTCACCGAGAACGGGAACGTTTCGGAGTTTGAAGTCCAGGACCTTACCGACCAGTTTGAAACCTACGGCGGCGAATGGCTGCTGGAAGCAATGCGCGAAGCCGTCCGCCACAAGATTCGCACCCTCGCCTATATCAACGGGGTGCTGAACGGATACAAAGCACGCGGCGGACCGCATAAAGATAAAAACCTTCAGATTGTTGGTGGCCCGGCTGATTACCAGTTGGCTGATGACGATCCAATAGCCCAGAAATTACGAGAGGTGTATCAACTCTAA
- a CDS encoding terminase small subunit yields the protein MALTAKQQRFVEEYLIDLNATQAAIRAGYSVKTAMEQGHQLLQKTSVQEAIAKAQAERSKRTGVTADRVLQELAKLAFAKMSDFAEWDEDGVSFKSSDKLSPDDAACIAEITEQELEIAGGNVRRTKKLKLHDKSAALEKLGRHLGMFKDNLNINANVGVQIVDDIGGGMDDPG from the coding sequence ATGGCACTGACAGCCAAGCAACAACGATTTGTAGAGGAGTATCTTATTGATCTAAACGCGACTCAGGCAGCCATAAGGGCCGGTTACAGCGTTAAGACCGCTATGGAACAAGGACACCAGCTCCTTCAGAAAACTTCAGTTCAGGAAGCAATAGCCAAAGCCCAGGCGGAGCGTTCTAAGCGCACTGGTGTTACCGCGGATCGGGTTCTCCAGGAGCTGGCCAAGCTGGCCTTCGCCAAGATGAGCGACTTCGCTGAATGGGATGAGGACGGCGTATCTTTTAAGAGCAGCGACAAGCTAAGCCCCGATGATGCTGCTTGCATCGCTGAGATCACGGAGCAGGAGCTGGAGATCGCCGGCGGCAACGTAAGACGCACCAAAAAGCTGAAGCTGCATGATAAGAGCGCAGCGCTGGAGAAGCTGGGAAGACACCTGGGGATGTTTAAGGACAACCTGAATATTAACGCAAATGTTGGTGTGCAGATCGTAGACGACATCGGGGGCGGGATGGATGATCCAGGTTAA